In Leptotrichia sp. oral taxon 221, the DNA window CCAACCAGTATTTACATGTAGAAAAGGAAAAGGCGGTTTTTCAGGATAAAATGCCTTCATAGCCAAATGTAACATAACCGAGCTATCCTTCCCTATCGAATACAACATAACAGGATTTTCACATTCAGCTGCAACTTCCCGAATAATGTATATCGCCTCTGCTTCCAATTCATCTAAATGAGATAATTCATTCATATTATAAATCACCCTTTCTTTTTTCATATGTTTTAATAATTTTTAACTTCTCAAATTTTCTAATATTTATTAGCATCTTTTCTATTTATATCAATTTCTTCTACAGTTCCATCTCTTTTTTCAATAATCCATTTTAGAATATCGCCTTCCTCTTTAGTCGTCATCGTACTTCCATTTCCACCAATATCTGCTCCGAGGAAAAATGAAATCGCCTGAACTGGACATTCCTTCACGCAGGAAACACATCCCCAACAATCTTTTGGATATTGCATAACTGCCTTTTTGACCTTCATATCTTCAACTTTTTGCATCTCGATTAAAGTACCTGGACACACTTGCGTACATTTCGTACACCCAATACATTTATATGGATCAATTACTATGCTCATACTTGTCCTCCTTCACAATTTCCCTCGTAAATACTTCCAACTCTCCATCAACCAATCTCGAATTTACATATTTAAAATAATTTTCATCGGTTTCAGGATAATCTAAATTTTCATTAAATGAATGCCATCTAGTTTCTTTTCTAAAGAAAAGGTGTCCAATTAACGATTTACAAACCGTCAATCGCTCCTTCAATTCATAAGCAAACATCAAATCATGCATATTATCTGCCGAAAGCTCATCAGAAAGCTCTATCAACTGATCAATTTTCTGTTTTGCCAGTTTCAATTGTTTCTCGTTAAACTGATAATTTGTCGATATTCCACCTGCATACTCATCCATAATTTTCTGCATTCCCTCTTCCATATCTTCAGTTGAAAATCTTCTAGCCTTCGTATTTCTAATTTTTTCATATTGTCCAATAATTTGTTTTTTTTGATTATCCAAAAAGTTTTCCACATTTTCATCAAGTTTTCCACAATTTTTTTCATCATTCAATTTTGAAATTATATCAAGTGCAGCAATTTCTCCTTCTGCCAATGCTCCTGTAACATATTTTTGTGGACAGCCTCCAGCTACATCACCTGCTGCATAAAGTCCGTTAATCGTTGTTTCTCTATTCGTATTTACCCAAAAGCCGCTTGCAGTATGCCCTCCAACAATGTAAGGCTCTGTCCCTTCAATTTCTACATCTTGCTCATTTGGATTTTTTCCACTTTCAATCCACTTCAATGTTTGACTCGGTGCCATATTTAAATATGCTTTTAACAAACTATCGCTTTCATCTTCACTAATTCCACTTGTTTTCAAATAACAAGGCCCATTTCCAAGTTGATTTTCTCGCACAGTTCCATAAACACGCTCACTTGTTGTAAGTCCATATTTATCTTCATACACAAATCCTTTCGAATTTATCTGTTTTGCTCCAACCCCTTGAGCAATTGTCCCAACTGGTGCAATTGTATCCTTACATCTCAAAGCAATAAATCTCATTTCAAAAGTTGTCATCTCAGCTCCTGCCAAAATTCCCATCGCATATCCTGCCCCAGTATTAAATGGCGGATACCACATTTTATGTCGTGAAAATCCAGGATTGTTAGGTTTATATAGTCCAGCAGCTCCTCCTGTCGAAATTATAACTTTTTTTGCTCTAATCACAAACGCTTCCTCTTTTTTTATAGAAAATCCAATAGCTCCATAAACTTTCCCATCTTTTGTGAGCAAGTCCGTAATATTAAGCGTGTTCAAAACTCTCACATTTTTTGTCTTTTTCACCGCATCAGCAAGTATCGGCTTAAAATTTTCTCCATTTATTTTTATATTTCTGTTACCACGTGCTACATATTCTCCATTTTCATCCTTCAAAATTACAAGTCCTAATTTTTCCACTTCAGCCGTAATTTCGTTAAATCTATTCGCAGCAGTAATTAGCAAGTCATTCCGTACAATTCCATTCGCATCTTTTGTTGCATAATCCACATAATCTTGTGGCACACGCCCTTTTACATTGTAGGCATTTATCGCATTAATTCCAGCCGCAAGACATCCACTTCTTTTAATATTCGCCTTTTCAGCCACAATTACTGACAAATCAGAATTTTTCCCAATCGTAATCGCTGCATAACAACCAGCAGTCCCTCCACCGATAATCAAAACATCAGTTTCAAGCTCCTTAATTTTCAATTTTTCTCTTTTTTTGCTCTCTTTTTCATTGCCATTATTCTTAATTCCCTTATTTTCTGCCATAAAACACCTCACAATCTACAAAACCTAAATAATAACATCATTTTGATTTTTAATATTCGCATTTTCCACAAGTTCCACTTTTTCATCTTCACCAAAAGCATATGCCCTGTAAATATAAATATTCACTTTCTCATTCACAGAAACCGATTCTTCCTCAATTTTACGATTCCCTTTTATCAAAACTCCGTTTATTCTAACACCAATTTCAACCTCTTTCCCACGAAATAACGTATATTCCACTATTCCAGTTTCAACCGAAGCCGAATATCTAAAATTCTCATTTAACTTTATAACACTTACATTTTCTGGACGAATAATTGCCTTTTGTCCATTTTCTAAATTTTCAAAACCTTTAAATTTATTAATATTTTCCAACTCTGTAGGATTTCCCATAAATTTTGCCACAAACGCAGTCTTTGGATTGGTATAAATTTCTTTCGGCGTCCCAATTTGCTCGATTTTCCCTCGATTTGTAACAATAATTTCATCCGCTACTTCAATTGCTTCTTCCTGATCATGAGTCACAAAAATGCTTGTAATTCCCACTTTATCAATCGTTTCCCGTAACCAGTTCCTAAGATCTTGCCTAACTTTCGCATCAATTGCCGCAAAAGGTTCATCAAGTAACAATATTTCAGGATTCGGAGCCAATGCCCTTGCAAAAGCCACTCTTTGTCGCTGTCCTCCCGAAAGCTGATTTGGATATCGTTTCCCAAGTCCTTTAATATTCACAAGTTCCATCAATTTTTCCACTCGCTCTTTAATAACCGACTTTTTCTCCTTCGCAATTTTCAACCCAAAAGCAATATTATCAAAAACCGTCATATAACGAAACAATGCATAATTTTGAAAAACGAAACCGATCCCTCTTTTACTAGGTGAAACATCATTCACGACTTTCCCGTCTATCACAATTTCCCCAGAATCAGGTGTTTCCAATCCAGCAATCATTCGTAAAATTGTAGATTTCCCACTTCCTGAAGGTCCTAATAATGCCACTAGTTTCCCTTTTTTTATTCCTAAATTGATGTCATTTGACGCTTTATAGTCGTTATACATTTTATTTATATTTTTTAATTCAACATACATAGATTCTCTCCTATAGATTCTCTTGCTTTTTTATTTTACCAAGCCTTTTTTGCATCAGCATTACGAAAATCATTAAAATCAATCGCTTCAAGCTCAAATTCCTTATATTTTTCAATCAACTCAATAAATCGATCTTCATTCACAAGTTGCTCAAATTCAATATTTTCTGCTTTTATAATATTCGCAATATCTTCAAGAAAATATGGTATTTTAGTAGCTTTTATTTCTCCAATAATTTCATTTAATTTTACTACCTTATCATCAAATTTCCCTCTCGCAAAAATCGCAAAATATTCTCCATCTTTTTTACGTCTTCCACTAAATCCAAGTCTTGCAATTTGTGGAGTTGCACAAGAATTTGGACAACCAGAAATTTTTATTTGTGGCAAATAATTTGCAAGTTCTCTTTTTTCTGGCTTTTCAAAATATTGAAGAACATAATCCAATATAGGTGGCGTATCCAAAATCCCTACATTACAAGTTGTACTTCCGATACACGAATACGAATTAAAAAACTCACTTCCACCGTAATAATCACTCATCAATTCCTTCAACTTGAATAAATCTTCTCTCTCAAGTCCTCTCACAAGCAATCTCTGATTACTTGTAATTTTTATATCCACTTCATATCCTAAATTTCTTATAAATTCAGCCAATTTAAGCCCATCTTCTTTATAAATATTCCCACGATTAGGTCTCAAATAATATCCAAATTTACCATTTTTCCCAGCAACAATATTTGAATCTTCAAACTTTTCAAGCTCTTTAACTTCTCCTGCAAATAAATCTTTCTCTTGAGCTGCTTCATCTAGCAATTCTCTTGTATATTTTTTTAAGCTATCTCCTTTTTCAGCATAAAAATTTTCCACATACTCATTACACAATTTTAAAAATTCTTCTTCACCTAATTTTAATAATACGTATCTCAATCTAGCTCTAGCTCTTATTTTACGGTTCCCATGATCATTAAAAACATTTCTCATAGCATGAACATAATACAAAAATTCATCTTCCTCAATAAATTCTCTTAAAATTATCGCATTTGACGATATTGGTCCTAATCCTCCACCGACATACACTCTAAATCCTTTTTTTCCATCTTTAATTACCGCTTGAAATCCAATATCATTTATTTTTACATATAATGAATTTTCTTCTTTGTTAGAAAAAGCGATTTTGTATTTTCTTGGCAAATGCATAAAAGTTCTACCATTCAAAATATAATCTGTCGTTATTCGACTATGAGGTCCCACATCAAAAACTTCTTCCTCAAAACCAGTTGTTTCTGGCGTAATTACCGCCCTTGTAGAATCTCCACAAGTTGCTTTCGTAAAAAATCCCATTTTTGAAATTGCTTCCAAAACATTAGGTAAATTTTCCCTTTCAATTCCATGCAACTGAAAATCTTGTCTTGTAGTTATATGAAGTCTCCCATCTCCATATTTTTCCACAACTCCCAACAAATATTCTAATTCATCTGGCGTAATTTTACTCTCATAATAACGAGGACGCATCATATATGTCCCTTTTGCTCTCCCTTCAGTATAAAGTGCAAATGATGTTCTTATCGCATTCCACTCTTTTTCTTTCTCAGGGTCAGTCAAAGCCGCTTTCGTCAGCTTAATAATTTCTTGCAGTTCTTTAATTTCTGCCTCTTTCACAAAATCTCTTTCTCTCAATTTTCTCTCCTCCAAAAAATTTTTAAACAAAAAATCCGAACTTTTTACATTCGGATTTATTATCAAATATTGTGATTTTGTATGTCTCCGAATAGCCTTTTATTTTAATTAAAAACCGTCTACTCGAAGATTGAATAAATTTCTAACTTCTTGTAGACCTTATCATACACATACAACAACACATGCTATTTATTAAATTTAAATTGTTTTTTAACCTTTTCACTTTATTTCTCATTTTCTCTCCATCCTTTTTGTTTATTTTTCCCCTACAAACTTCTTTCATATACAAATATTAACATTTTTCAAAAAATATGTAAAATTCATTATTTTTATAACCTAATATATAACATATATTTTTTATCTGAAAATCTATTCATATAACAAATTATCATATCAAAAAAAATAATATCCTATCATTGAAACTATCACCATTTTTTCGACAATTAATAAAGTAAATTTAAAGCAAAATCAAGACAAAAATTTAATTTGATTATTTAAGAAATTTAGGATATAATACATTGTAACTAAAAAATTTATTTGAGGTGATTAATACAATGAAAAAATTATTATTATTATTAATGTCGTTAATGGTATTCAATCTTTCATTCTCGGCAAAAAAAACAGCAGCAGATACTACTTTCACATTCCAAAACTTTGTACCAAGTTCTGCTGACGGTGTTCGTGTTATAGAAAAAACAACTACAACAGGAAATTATCCATATTTTATGGCATCAAATCCTGACATCACAAGTAACATGAATAAATCTGTGGAAAACTTTTTGAAAGAGTACAAAAATACTAAAACAAAATCATACAAAATAAGCTACGAATTAACAGCAAACAATGCTTATTTTGCGAGTGCTTTGTTTAAAATTTTAGAAAAAGATTCAAAAGATGGTACTTCAAAAATTATTTATGATGGTATTTCATTTAATTTGAAAAATGGTAAACCTTTACAATTAAGCGATTTGTTCGTACCTAATTATGAAAGTGAATTAAACAGAGTTATAAATCAAAGATTTACTGAATTTGGACTTACACCAGTTACTGCAAAAGGTAAATTTGAAGGTGTTTCTAAAAAACATAATTTCTACATGGAAGATGAAGCTTTCGTTTTAATTTATAATCAAGGTGAAGCAACTGATTTTGCTGATGGACATTTATTTATTCCATTTGTTCTTAGAGATTTAGTAGGAATCATTAAATAATAACATTCTATAATTTAAAAAGAGATTTTCTCGAGAAATTTGAGATTATCTCTTTTTTTCTTCATTAATAAAAACGAGACAGACTTTACCTCTATCTCGTATCTTGCTTTATTTATTTTACCGATTGTTGAACAATCGCTTCATTTTTATACGTATCAATCGAAACCTTTGCACCAATTGGTATCGTAATAAATGGTCTCACGTGTCCTGATTTCAATCCTTTTATAATTGGAACATTCAATTTACCAAAATTATCATAGAATACTTCATCAATACTCATATCAGTCGGATCTGATTTTTTAGGATTCCTAAAATCTCCAATTATTATTCCTTTTAAGTTTTTGAATTTTCCAGCTAATCTTAATTGTTGTAACATTCTGTCTACACGGTAACTATCTTCATTTACTTCTTCTAAAAATAAAACTTTTCCGTCAGTATCAATTTCATGATCAGTTCCAAGTGTCGCAACTACCAATGAAAGATTCCCACCTGTAATTCTACCTGAACCTTGTCCTGGCTTCATAATCGAATAAGATTTATCGAAATCCAACAAATTGTACGAACCTGTACTTGTAAACGATTTATTAAATGAATTTTCTGTTGTTTCTGGAATATCTTTTATATTGTCAGACATAGGCCCATGAAATGTCACAAGTCCAGTTTTTTCATTTATCGCTAACAATAACGTCGTTATATCACTAAATCCTGATATAATTTTTGGATTTTTCTTAATCACATCATAATCCAATTTATCAATAATTCTTATAACTCCATATCCGCCTCTTATCGCAAAAATCGCATCAATATTTGGATTTGCAAACATATCATTTATATCTTTTGCCCGAACATAATCAGTTCCACCAAATCCATACCAAGTAGAATCAAACGATCTTCCATAAACCACTTTAAATCCTCTCGATAACAAATAATCCACTTCCGCTTGAGCCGAATCCCCTTTATAATTCGCTGGAGCAATAAGTCCTATCGTATCCCCAGGTTTCAACGCTTTTGGAATTATTATTTCTTGAGCAGCAGACAAATTCATTACAAAAAGTACATTTGCTAACAATAAAAATAATATTTTTTTTAACATTCTTTTCTCCTTTTTTATAAATTATTTCGCCAAAAATTCTTTCACAAAATTAACAACTTCCTCAACCTTAACTTCAACGCTTTCTCCAGTTGCTCTATCTTTAACTTCCACAATTCCATTAGCTGCACCTTTTCCAGCTACAATTTTAAGCGGGAAACCAATTAAGTCAGCATCTTTAAACTTAAATCCTGCTCTCTCATTTCTGTCGTCTAAAACAATATCAATATTTTCATTTTCTAACGCCTCATAAATTCTTTCAGCAACATTTACTTGTGTTTCATCTTTTACATTAGCAATAATCACATCTGCAATATACGGTGCAATT includes these proteins:
- a CDS encoding nitrite/sulfite reductase, translated to MRERDFVKEAEIKELQEIIKLTKAALTDPEKEKEWNAIRTSFALYTEGRAKGTYMMRPRYYESKITPDELEYLLGVVEKYGDGRLHITTRQDFQLHGIERENLPNVLEAISKMGFFTKATCGDSTRAVITPETTGFEEEVFDVGPHSRITTDYILNGRTFMHLPRKYKIAFSNKEENSLYVKINDIGFQAVIKDGKKGFRVYVGGGLGPISSNAIILREFIEEDEFLYYVHAMRNVFNDHGNRKIRARARLRYVLLKLGEEEFLKLCNEYVENFYAEKGDSLKKYTRELLDEAAQEKDLFAGEVKELEKFEDSNIVAGKNGKFGYYLRPNRGNIYKEDGLKLAEFIRNLGYEVDIKITSNQRLLVRGLEREDLFKLKELMSDYYGGSEFFNSYSCIGSTTCNVGILDTPPILDYVLQYFEKPEKRELANYLPQIKISGCPNSCATPQIARLGFSGRRKKDGEYFAIFARGKFDDKVVKLNEIIGEIKATKIPYFLEDIANIIKAENIEFEQLVNEDRFIELIEKYKEFELEAIDFNDFRNADAKKAW
- a CDS encoding sulfate/molybdate ABC transporter ATP-binding protein, producing MYVELKNINKMYNDYKASNDINLGIKKGKLVALLGPSGSGKSTILRMIAGLETPDSGEIVIDGKVVNDVSPSKRGIGFVFQNYALFRYMTVFDNIAFGLKIAKEKKSVIKERVEKLMELVNIKGLGKRYPNQLSGGQRQRVAFARALAPNPEILLLDEPFAAIDAKVRQDLRNWLRETIDKVGITSIFVTHDQEEAIEVADEIIVTNRGKIEQIGTPKEIYTNPKTAFVAKFMGNPTELENINKFKGFENLENGQKAIIRPENVSVIKLNENFRYSASVETGIVEYTLFRGKEVEIGVRINGVLIKGNRKIEEESVSVNEKVNIYIYRAYAFGEDEKVELVENANIKNQNDVII
- a CDS encoding ferredoxin family protein, with amino-acid sequence MSIVIDPYKCIGCTKCTQVCPGTLIEMQKVEDMKVKKAVMQYPKDCWGCVSCVKECPVQAISFFLGADIGGNGSTMTTKEEGDILKWIIEKRDGTVEEIDINRKDANKY
- a CDS encoding adenylyl-sulfate reductase subunit alpha; the encoded protein is MAENKGIKNNGNEKESKKREKLKIKELETDVLIIGGGTAGCYAAITIGKNSDLSVIVAEKANIKRSGCLAAGINAINAYNVKGRVPQDYVDYATKDANGIVRNDLLITAANRFNEITAEVEKLGLVILKDENGEYVARGNRNIKINGENFKPILADAVKKTKNVRVLNTLNITDLLTKDGKVYGAIGFSIKKEEAFVIRAKKVIISTGGAAGLYKPNNPGFSRHKMWYPPFNTGAGYAMGILAGAEMTTFEMRFIALRCKDTIAPVGTIAQGVGAKQINSKGFVYEDKYGLTTSERVYGTVRENQLGNGPCYLKTSGISEDESDSLLKAYLNMAPSQTLKWIESGKNPNEQDVEIEGTEPYIVGGHTASGFWVNTNRETTINGLYAAGDVAGGCPQKYVTGALAEGEIAALDIISKLNDEKNCGKLDENVENFLDNQKKQIIGQYEKIRNTKARRFSTEDMEEGMQKIMDEYAGGISTNYQFNEKQLKLAKQKIDQLIELSDELSADNMHDLMFAYELKERLTVCKSLIGHLFFRKETRWHSFNENLDYPETDENYFKYVNSRLVDGELEVFTREIVKEDKYEHSN
- a CDS encoding DUF3298 domain-containing protein; its protein translation is MKKLLLLLMSLMVFNLSFSAKKTAADTTFTFQNFVPSSADGVRVIEKTTTTGNYPYFMASNPDITSNMNKSVENFLKEYKNTKTKSYKISYELTANNAYFASALFKILEKDSKDGTSKIIYDGISFNLKNGKPLQLSDLFVPNYESELNRVINQRFTEFGLTPVTAKGKFEGVSKKHNFYMEDEAFVLIYNQGEATDFADGHLFIPFVLRDLVGIIK
- a CDS encoding LD-carboxypeptidase, whose product is MLKKILFLLLANVLFVMNLSAAQEIIIPKALKPGDTIGLIAPANYKGDSAQAEVDYLLSRGFKVVYGRSFDSTWYGFGGTDYVRAKDINDMFANPNIDAIFAIRGGYGVIRIIDKLDYDVIKKNPKIISGFSDITTLLLAINEKTGLVTFHGPMSDNIKDIPETTENSFNKSFTSTGSYNLLDFDKSYSIMKPGQGSGRITGGNLSLVVATLGTDHEIDTDGKVLFLEEVNEDSYRVDRMLQQLRLAGKFKNLKGIIIGDFRNPKKSDPTDMSIDEVFYDNFGKLNVPIIKGLKSGHVRPFITIPIGAKVSIDTYKNEAIVQQSVK